The Pseudomonas alkylphenolica genomic sequence AGCACCGATCTCACCCCAGGTGCCAGGGCCATGGAAGTCACTGCCGGCACTGGCCAGCAGGCCGAATTCACGGGCCAGGATGGACATGGTGCCCACCTGTTCGGCCGGCATCATGCCGTTGACCACTTCCAGCGCCTGGCCGCCTGCTTGAATATAGTCGGCAATCAGCCGGCGGCGCTTGCTGCGTGTTAATTCATAGTGCATCGGGTGCGCCAGGCTGACCCAGGCATTGGATTTGCGCAGGGTTTCCACGGTCTCGTCGAGGGTTGGCCAGTGCAGCTTGACGTCACCCAGCTTGCCGGCGCCCAACCACTTGCGAAAGGCCTCGGCGCGGTCTTTGACGTGGCCTGCACGCACCAGGAACTCGGCAAAGTGCGGACGTGCCGGGGCGTTGCCGCTGTCGCCCAGCTCCTGCTGGATGGCCCGTGCGCCCTCCAACGCGCCCGGCATGCCTTTGGCTGCCAACCGCCGGTCGATTTCTTCGGAGCGCAACCAGCGCCCGCGGTGCAACGATTCGACGGCGTCGAGCAAAGGCGCAGCGTCCAGGGCAAAGTTGTAGCCCAATACATGGATGGTCGCGCCGCCCCAGGTGCACGACAACTCGATCCCGCTGACCCACTGCATGTCCAGCGCCTGTGCAGCGGCGCGGGCCTCAAGTTGCCCTTCAAGGGTGTCGTGGTCAGTCAGCGAGAGCATCCGCACGCCGTGCTCATGGGCCCGGGCGACCAGTGCCGTCGGCGACAGGGCGCCATCGGAGGCCGTACTGTGGCAGTGCAGATCAACATTCATAGGTGGCGCTTTCGCTGTCATTGATGTTTGTTATTATGCCGTCACATCCTGCTTCTGGCTGCCACTGTGAAACAATTCATCGATTTCATCCCGCTGCTCCTGTTCTTCATCGTCTTCAAGCTCGATCCTCGTGCCGTCGAATTTGCCGGTCACAGCTTCGAAGTCGGAGGTATCTTCAGCGCCACAGCGATGCTGATCATCAGCTCGGTGGTGGTCTACGGCGCACTGTTCATTCACCAACGCAAGCTGGAAAAAGGCCAATGGCTGACTCTGCTCGCCTGCCTGGTGTTCGGCGGCCTGACCTTGGCCTTCCACAGCGAAACCTTCCTCAAATGGAAAGCGCCGGTGGTCAACTGGCTGTTTGCCCTGGCATTCACCGGTAGCCACTTCATCGGTGACCGGGTGCTGATCAAACGCATCATGGGCCATGCCATCAGCCTGCCGGAGGGTGTCTGGACCCGTCTGAACGTCGCCTGGATCGCCTTTTTCCTGTTCTGCGGCGCTGCCAACCTGTTCGTCGCCTTCACCTTCCAGAACATCTGGGTCGACTTCAAGGTGTTCGGCAGCCTGGGCATGACCGTACTGTTCCTGGTGGGCCAGGGTGTCTACCTGTCCCGCCACCTGCACGACAGCGACCCCACCACTCCCAAGTCTGAGGATTGACATGCTCTACGCCATCATCGCTACCGACGTTGCCGAGTCCCTGGAAAAACGCCTGGCCGCCCGCCCGGCGCATATCGAACGCCTGCAGCAACTCAAGGAACAAGGTCGCGTGGTGCTGGCCGGCCCGCATCCGGCCATCGACAGCAACGACCCAGGCGCCGCCGGCTTCACTGGCAGCCTGATCGTCGCCGAGTTCGACTCCCTGGCCGCGGCGCAAACCTGGGCCGATGCCGACCCGTACATTGCCGCTGGCGTGTATGCCAACGTCAT encodes the following:
- a CDS encoding PHP domain-containing protein produces the protein MNVDLHCHSTASDGALSPTALVARAHEHGVRMLSLTDHDTLEGQLEARAAAQALDMQWVSGIELSCTWGGATIHVLGYNFALDAAPLLDAVESLHRGRWLRSEEIDRRLAAKGMPGALEGARAIQQELGDSGNAPARPHFAEFLVRAGHVKDRAEAFRKWLGAGKLGDVKLHWPTLDETVETLRKSNAWVSLAHPMHYELTRSKRRRLIADYIQAGGQALEVVNGMMPAEQVGTMSILAREFGLLASAGSDFHGPGTWGEIGAYRPLPEDLPPLWRRFKHEQPNAAV
- a CDS encoding septation protein A — protein: MKQFIDFIPLLLFFIVFKLDPRAVEFAGHSFEVGGIFSATAMLIISSVVVYGALFIHQRKLEKGQWLTLLACLVFGGLTLAFHSETFLKWKAPVVNWLFALAFTGSHFIGDRVLIKRIMGHAISLPEGVWTRLNVAWIAFFLFCGAANLFVAFTFQNIWVDFKVFGSLGMTVLFLVGQGVYLSRHLHDSDPTTPKSED
- a CDS encoding YciI family protein, with the translated sequence MLYAIIATDVAESLEKRLAARPAHIERLQQLKEQGRVVLAGPHPAIDSNDPGAAGFTGSLIVAEFDSLAAAQTWADADPYIAAGVYANVIVKPFKQVLP